The Carassius auratus strain Wakin unplaced genomic scaffold, ASM336829v1 scaf_tig00214963, whole genome shotgun sequence genomic interval ataaagcctttcagctgctctcagtgtggaaagagttttacacggAAAGGACAACTTAAGAATCATTTGGTATCTCACACTTCAGAAaaacctttcagctgctctcagtgtggaaaatcTTATACACGAAAAACAACCCTTAAggatcacatgttaattcatgctgggataaagCCTTTCTCCTGCgctcagtgtggaaacactttcatTTGTAAAACAAGCCTTGAGCATCACATGTTTAGTCATACTGGGATAAAGCCTTtctcctgctctcagtgtggaaagagttttacactgaaaaaatgcCTTAAGatgcacatgttaattcatagtggGAAAAAGTCTTtctcctgctctcagtgtggagaGTGTTTTAGAAGTAAATCATGCCTTAAtaggcacatgttaattcatgctgggataaagcctttcagttgctctcagtgtggaaagaattTCACAAGTAACAGAAATCTTGAGatgcacatgttaattcatgctgaaataaagcctttcagctgctctcagtgtgaaaagagttttACACGGAAAGGACAACTTAAGGATCATTTGGTAACACATTCTTCAGAAAAACCTTtctcctgctctcagtgtggaaagagttttacatatAAATCATCCCTTGGCAATCACATGTTTATTCATGCTGTGATAAAGCCTTtctcctgctctcagtgtggaaagggtttTAGACTGAAAGGACAACTTAAGATTCATTTGGTAACTCACGCTTCATAAAAGCCTTTTATCTGCTTTCAGTGTGGAAGGTCTGTGTCACATAGAGGATACCTTGAGAATCACATGTTTAAAGTGGTCATtgaatgcccattttccacaagttttatgattctttagggtcttaaaggggtcatatgatgcgattttacAATATCTacataatttacaattttaaatttctCTTGATGCATATTTAAGACCTGTTGAGTTGCTAAGACTAAAGTCGCAAATCCAAATAAATATCCATTGTAAAAGTTAAGGGTCAACCACACTTCCCTAAATCGTCTCGTTCTACCATGCCgtcacatctctacatcactatgtgggaagaatTGTGTAACACCGACCAAAAGGTTCACGTAAAGATAGAAGGCATTACTTTTATTCTGTCTGTTGCCGCAGGTGCCATGTTGTGGAGTCGCTGTGAGTTTTGTTGAAGTGAAACTTTGTTCGGCCTTCCAAAATAGGActtgactagaaatcagtggttaagttgtatttcaacactgttccagaacagtccaacccagatattctgtgcattttatggaggatgaggccTGTTTACTGAACCAGTAGAGTAGGCTTGTTGGgtgttgtttctcagatcaccAATGCAAACAGGGTTTTATTTTTACGCAGTGTGATACGCAgcgtgtaaaaaaacattataagtcattataattagtaattatgtcCCACATGATTCAACAAATGCCTCGTtggtaatgtgttttattttattttatttgttttgtctcgTCTAGTTAATTAGCGCTGGCTAATTGGGGCAAGGATTCTTCTCTGTGCCAATCACAACAGGTGTGGCTAGCTGACCAATCAGTGAAGTGAAGCTTGTGGAAGGGAGGGGTTTGCTCCCAACTTGCTTGGAACAAATTGTTTAGAATTAATTGGCAAATGACTcctatatactatatactatttaatgtatattttgggaaaattacaatgttttctttCCTTAGATGCATTTAATACTGTTGTAGAGGACTCCATCACAATATAAGGACACGTTAAAATACCATATGACCAGCTCTTTAAACACTCTTCAAAGTGTGCTGTGCTGACGCCCGCTGTTACTCAACCAGCATGAGAAGACAAGCCGTCTAGTCTCAACAGCTTTTCATTCTTTCTTCTacatcagtttattttattttcctgttgAGAGTTTTGTGTCCTAAGTTTTGCCGCAAAGCCATGTCAGACGTTGTCTGCACCAACTTTAAAACTTCAACCAGGCTACACGACTCCACACCATCCTTCAGCCAATGCCCATGACATCACTTCcaatgactactgaacttccagccaatcaacaacCTACAGAAACCCCTTTCTGCAGCCATGCCATGCAAAATTAATTCCTTTAAAATGAAGGCAACACAAGTACAACCGTTAGATTCTTGCTGGTTTATTGATTAAAGGCTGttcagtaatttcctttattGATATACAaatgggatttcacattttcacttaaactcattctttcctcactttatttctgcaacttgtgtgaatgtatgagtgtgtgtttgttagattagttttttgtctttttgatttAACCAATAAAGTCTTGCGTACATTTAAAAAGAgaagtgtctttttttattttgttcttacaagttaatgtcttaaactgctgatCCTGTTACAACGCTAATAaagtgtttttactttattttggatTGATGTTATGAGGCTCATTCAATGAATCAAATGGCCATGATTCAGTGACCAAAAAACAGTGATTCTGACCAAATTCACTATAAATATCATAAAcaattccctttgagctaaacttgttttccattttgatttcctCTTGATTCTGCTCggataaaaattaatatattaaatttactCGGCTCAAAGTCACAACATAAAGAGGACACCTGACAAaatctgtttcaatgaagaaaaTATTGATTTCAGGTTATTCAAATAATGTCTAGGTTCAAAATGTTAAAGAATAATTaaagaaacaaactaaataaCTGTTGGAAATGGGTTTTGTGGAGTTGTGGAAACAAATGGTAACATCAAAATATCAACCCACTCTCCAAACAAAGACACGAACACAAAAATGAGAGAGAGTGAACTCAATTCCACGAGCCTCTTAAATAGGAGTGCAACAGGTGCACCCCATGATCAGCACTGGAGTCTCACCCATCAAGGTGGAGCCTCTTCCTGGAATCTCATGACAAAACAATTTAAGAAAAAGGTGCACGGCTGTAACAGCGAAAGCCAATAGAGCTAGAGCTTTAAATGCCTAATAAATAATTAGGCAAGCAATTCATGGTATTTCTCATATTTACACAATCATTAGAGCAGATCGTGACGCAGAATCAATGGGAAGACTCGCGTGGCAgcaggacatgcttttacatcaatgaacggtggtgtgcAGATGTAGCCGTGTTAAAGACGATGTGCTGTTCAGATCTAGAAGTGCTCTTTGTTATCTGCCAGCCAGTccattcgccgcgggagtttcacttgTTTACATCTCTCCGCAAACGCACGTGAGCCTGGCTTTACAGAAagtcgctgatcagatcacagagacagaacaacaacacctggACTCTGTTTTAaccattcttggggactttaataaaacCGATCTCTCATGTGAACTGCCAAAATCCATAGACCATGCtaatgtcccaccagagacagtaatatattagatcactgttacaccacaatgaaggatgcatatcactatgttccacgagcagctttggggctgtctgatcactgtctggttcatcttataccaacctacaggaaaaaaaaaaaaatctgctaaacAAAGACTGTAAAGAGATGGACCAACGAAACAGAGTGGgcctgattggagtgtttttgaagctgttaCCATCGATGTGGATGAACTctcagagactgtaacatcatatattagtttctgtgagtatatacaggtgcatctcaataaattagaatgttgtggaaaagttcatttatttcagtaattcaacttaaattgtgaaactcgtattaattaaattcagtgcatacagactgaagtagtttaagtctttggttcttttaattgtgatgattttggctcacattcaacaaaaacccaccaattcactttctcaacaaattagaatacttcataagaaaaaaatgtttggatacagcactctgtgaacagccagcttctctgGCAATgacccactgggcaaagttacgtccagtggatGTCTTTTTGTCATTGCAGACGTTGAAATGACATCCACTAAGGAGCCAGAATGACGTCTTTTTTTACGTGTTCTGTACGCTCACAGAACTTCCTaacaaggttaaaaactagttcaaaagtggtcagtggaaatatttacagcatcatttaggcataatttatactgtttctggaccaaatcaacactTCTTGGGATGCATTAGATTTAGAATAATGTTAtttcaaagtcaaagtcaaagtcactgTGTTTGTCcgaaaatcaagaaaataaaataatctttatgaaataatgaaataactgatgATTGAACATGTGGTAAAATAAACTGCAAAGACATTAAatctgaagatctcagcagaggaggatcatacatctccacaaacagctttatcagattaattcattaaattgactttatttctgtcagacatctagagaagctcttattgagaataaACAGAGGTTGAAATGTTGTTATTTGATTCATTTCAAGTCACCATTGGTGGAcaatgtttggtttagttgggatcttggtccaggtactttttgtgttagcttaggacagtgtctggaaattacattgaaataacatgAGTCTAAATCTAACACATCCTGAGTAAAAATTGTCTAACTGAACCtcaaatgatgttgaaaatatttccaCGGAAAacttttgaactagtttttaaccttgtaaggAAGTTCTGTGAACATCTATATCGgacaatgcactttgaatggaacatatagcCTACAGTATGTTGGATTCAAACTGGAATGATACTGTGATGTCCAGTTCACAGGACACTTACGTTGGAATACAAAtgtctgaagccataagagaaacataataaatgtgcagagcagggggtggAGGACTGGAATTAAGACCCGCTGTTTTAGGTAAGCTAAAACATGGAGCAAAGATGGAAACAAAATGCCATCAAATCGTTTCGGAAGACAGTCAAAACCTTCAGaggtacattcatataattaattaatacatatattaatttgaataattcccTTAGCACTCTTTTACAACCTCCCTATTGCCaagtaagaccttgattagctggttcacaTGCGTTTAATTGGGATTGGATCTAAACCctacaggacagtggccctccaggaggaCGACTGTACACCCCTGTCTAGCCAAACCAATCGAACATCATCCCTACAGAGTTAATTTATCTAACCATCACCTAATGTTACAGCACATGGCCTTGTTCAGCATGCAGAAATATCTGCGTTCATTACTTCAGACTACAATATTCTATCCTCAGCTTTTTCTCCACCTATAGCTGGTGTGTGTTGAGCACACTGGTGCCCAGGGCCAAAGCTGGGGTTTGTGGGGCCTATAGGAAGAGACATTGGCATCTCTCTTCCTCGCATCCATATGGCTTTTTAAATCTGTAATCTCTTACATACGATAACTATACCTTTCACTCTGTCACTCAGGTAATATTTCACATAAAGTGGCTATAGATCATTATCTATTCATGTGTTTTGTAGCTTATACAAGTGTAACCTTAAGACAGTAATTTTACAAATAAAGGCTACACTAGTTTTGAATGTTGACATTTAAGGGTGACATTGCACCAGATCACATTCCATCAACATATGCTTTGTTAGAACTATGTGGAAGAGGACAAAAATGCAGTATTATACTATCATGaatttaacatttgtatttttccTACAGCTTGAATCACCATAGTGAAATCACTCTACAATGACACATCTTCACTTAAACCTTGCAATGTTCAATTTAAACAGACTCCTATTGAACATGTTAcgtgtacttactattataataggCTAACAattaatggttgcactttattttacagtacgtgtacttatacttatagtgtacttacagtgtatttatctaagaaagttctggtaatacaaggtaactacataggtttaggggtaggttcagggttagtacctagttattacatagttactGTAATGACTATAATAAGTATATAgaatgtacatgaggaacaggactaaaataaagtgctacccaattaattatgcataattacatatgAGTTACCCTTATCCTAACCCTATAGTAAGAACATGTAGTtagttaatattactcagtacctAAATGCATAagtacactgtaacaaggacaccttgaaataaagtgtaaccaaaacaagtaatgcagaaaaaaaatattctggcTGGTTACATCAGTGTTGAAATGTTGTAACTGCAACCACATGCTCCTAAAAGTTGTAGAAATGCATTACTGAACTGCACATCAACTCATcagtgcaggtgccaagtcctgttgaaaaatgaaatctgcatctccattaaGTTGGTCAGAAGCAGGAAGTAGGAAGTGCTCTAACTGAACTGGAAACTGTCTTTGGTGTATCTGGAACTGCCCTTGGGTGGTTCAGGTCATATTTTACAGGTCACACTTTTGTTTTTTCTGGATGGTTTCAGATCTGATGTGGACCCTGTCTGTACTGGTGACCCACAGGGCTCTGTTCTTGGTCCCTTGTTtttcagtatttatatttatccTCTTGGTCAGCTATTAAGATCCCTTAACCTAAGCTATCACTTCTATGCTGACGATACTCAGATTTATATACATTCTCAACCTGGTCAATTTGTGGATATCTCTCATCTTTCCATCTGTATTTCTGAGATTAAGATGTGGATGGCAAAAAAATTTCTCTGTCTAAACACCTCTTAAACTGAAGTTATGCTCCTTGGCTCTCTCCACCAACTGCCAAATGCTGCTTCAATAGATCTTTCAGTTGATGGTGCTGCCCTAGAGCTacacagtaaacaaaaaaaacttgatgTTATCTTTGATGTCACTTTGTCATTCAAGCCTTTTGTCCAGAACACGGTTAAGACcgcatttttccatcttagaaaT includes:
- the LOC113093317 gene encoding gastrula zinc finger protein XlCGF57.1-like, whose protein sequence is MKMKEERRDLKAVDEKYQDQEYHDVNEEKSVSCSIKTTEVKRPFSCSQCGKSFTQKAHLKKHLLSHTSEKSFGCSQCGNTFSCKASLNRHMLIHTGIKPFSCSQCGKGFTQKVHLNKHLVSHTSEKPFSCSQCGNTFTCNRNLKNHMLIHAGIKPFSCSQCGKSFTRKGQLKNHLVSHTSEKPFSCSQCGKSYTRKTTLKDHMLIHAGIKPFSCAQCGNTFICKTSLEHHMFSHTGIKPFSCSQCGKSFTLKKCLKMHMLIHSGKKSFSCSQCGECFRSKSCLNRHMLIHAGIKPFSCSQCGKNFTSNRNLEMHMLIHAEIKPFSCSQCEKSFTRKGQLKDHLVTHSSEKPFSCSQCGKSFTYKSSLGNHMFIHAVIKPFSCSQCGKGFRLKGQLKIHLVTHAS